Genomic window (Acidimicrobiales bacterium):
GTGGTCTTCCAGCTCGTGCTCCAGAACGGCATCGAGCTGTTCGCCGTCTACCTGCTGTGCGGGCTGCTCGTGTGGAACCTGTTCAGCACGTCGCTCACGAGCGCCACGTCGTCGATCGTCGCCAACGCCCCGCTCGTCAACAAGGTGTGGTTCCCGCGGGAGATCCTCCCGCTGGCCTCGGTGGGCGCCAACCTCGTGCACTTCCTGCTCCAGGGCTGCGTGCTCGTCGCCGCCCTGCTGGCCTTCACCCACGGTCCGGACTGGGGCTACCTGTGGCTGATCCCGCCGGCCCTGCTCGTGCTGCTGGTGCTGGCCGCCGCCCTGGCCGTGCTGCTGGCCGCCGTCAACGTGTACGCCCGCGACGCGCAGCACCTGCTCGAGCTCGGCCTGCTCGCCTGGTTCTGGATGACGCCGATCGTCTATCCCTGGTACCTCACGGCCAACCAGCTGACCGAGCGGGGCCTCCCGTCGACGCTCACCCTCCTCAACCCCATCACCCCCGTCGTCATCGCCTTCCAGCGGGCCATCTACGGGCGCGTCGTCTCCGGCGAGGGCGCCGACGTCGTGCGCCTGCTGCCCGACGAGAGCGCGCTCTGGTACCTCCGCAACCTCGGCATCGTCGGCGCCGGCGCCGTCGTGCTGCTGCTCGTCGCCCTGAAGGTGTTCGGGCGGCTCGAGGGCGACTTCTCCGAGGAGCTCTGAGCCGGTGACCGAGCCGGCCATCGCCATCCGGGCCGTGTCCAAGCGGTTCCGCATCAACAGCGAGCGCTACACGTCGCTGAAGGAGCGGGTCGTCCATCTCGGCCGGCGGGGGACGACCACCGACTTCTGGGCGCTGCGCGACATCGATCTCGACG
Coding sequences:
- a CDS encoding ABC transporter permease yields the protein MTSTSSLTVVAPKRSLRSHLTGVWRYRELLGGLVRKELKVKYKNSALGFVWSLLNPAMYLAVFYVVFQLVLQNGIELFAVYLLCGLLVWNLFSTSLTSATSSIVANAPLVNKVWFPREILPLASVGANLVHFLLQGCVLVAALLAFTHGPDWGYLWLIPPALLVLLVLAAALAVLLAAVNVYARDAQHLLELGLLAWFWMTPIVYPWYLTANQLTERGLPSTLTLLNPITPVVIAFQRAIYGRVVSGEGADVVRLLPDESALWYLRNLGIVGAGAVVLLLVALKVFGRLEGDFSEEL